Sequence from the Petrotoga mexicana DSM 14811 genome:
TGTGTGTATGGGTGTTTCGGGTTCATCAGTACATCTTCCACTCCACCCATCTCTATTATGTTCCCTCTGAACATTATCCCTATCCTGTCACTTACGTAGTATGCGGTTGCTAAATCATGCGTTATGTACAATACACTTACGTTGTACTTGTCCCTTAAATCTTTGAACAAGTTCACTATCGACATCCTCAACGATGCATCCACCATCGATACCGGTTCGTCCGCTACCAACAACGATGGTGTCGTTATGAGCGATCGGGCTACCGATATCCTTTGTAGTTGCCCTCCTGAAAACTCGTTGGGGTACCTTCCTTTTACTTCCGTTATACCTAATCCTACCGCCTTTAGCGCTTCTTCTACCCTTTTTCCATGCCCGTTCTTTGTTATCCCGTATTGTTTCGCTGTGTCGTATAGGTATCTGTCTACCTTCCTCAACGGATTGAACGTTTCAAAAGGGTTTTGAAATACCGATTGTACTTCTTTCATGAACTCTTTTTTCTCTTCCCATTTTTTTAGGTTTACTATGTCTTTGCCTTTGTAGTACACTTCACCTTGTGTTGGTTCAAGAAATCCTAGCAGCATCTTTGAAACTGTTGATTTCCCACATCCACTTTCCCCCGCAAGTGTGAATATTTCGTTTTTGTATATGTGAAAGTTCACATCATCTACCGCTAGTAA
This genomic interval carries:
- a CDS encoding ABC transporter ATP-binding protein, with the protein product MQENKTAINTQEKLLETKKLQKVFIVGGGFARSKLLAVDDVNFHIYKNEIFTLAGESGCGKSTVSKMLLGFLEPTQGEVYYKGKDIVNLKKWEEKKEFMKEVQSVFQNPFETFNPLRKVDRYLYDTAKQYGITKNGHGKRVEEALKAVGLGITEVKGRYPNEFSGGQLQRISVARSLITTPSLLVADEPVSMVDASLRMSIVNLFKDLRDKYNVSVLYITHDLATAYYVSDRIGIMFRGNIIEMGGVEDVLMNPKHPYT